One genomic region from Limibacillus halophilus encodes:
- the lipA gene encoding lipoyl synthase: MSAEIEKLRVRHPEKAHKPDQPVHRKKPDWIRVKAPVSKEYHETRKIVRENKLTTVCEEAACPNIGECWAKRHATMMIMGGICTRACSFCNVATGKPGALDPFEPFNVAKAVKELGLRHVVITSVDRDDLDDGGARHFADTILAIREASANTTIEILTPDFLRKDGALEVVVSAKPDVFNHNLETVPRLYGPVRPGARYFHSIRLLDQVKQIDPTIFTKSGLMVGLGETKEEIYQVMDDLRSADVDFLTIGQYLQPTPKHHHVDRFVPPDEFKAFERKAYNKGFLMVSASPLTRSSYHADEDFEKMRRTREERLAAVSG; encoded by the coding sequence ATGTCCGCTGAAATTGAAAAGCTCCGCGTTCGCCATCCGGAGAAGGCCCACAAACCCGATCAGCCGGTTCACCGCAAAAAGCCGGATTGGATTCGGGTAAAAGCGCCTGTCAGCAAGGAGTATCACGAAACCCGCAAGATCGTCCGCGAGAACAAACTGACGACGGTTTGTGAAGAGGCGGCTTGTCCCAATATTGGAGAATGCTGGGCCAAGCGGCACGCTACAATGATGATCATGGGCGGTATCTGTACCCGCGCCTGCAGTTTCTGCAACGTAGCCACAGGTAAACCAGGCGCGTTGGACCCCTTTGAACCCTTCAATGTTGCCAAGGCGGTGAAAGAGTTGGGTCTCCGGCATGTTGTTATCACCTCGGTTGACCGGGATGACCTGGATGATGGCGGAGCGCGTCACTTTGCCGATACGATTCTCGCGATTCGTGAGGCGTCTGCAAATACGACCATTGAAATTCTGACGCCGGACTTCTTGCGGAAGGATGGAGCGTTGGAGGTTGTGGTTTCCGCCAAGCCGGACGTCTTCAACCACAATCTGGAAACGGTACCTCGCTTGTATGGACCCGTCCGTCCGGGCGCACGTTACTTCCATTCCATTCGTTTACTAGACCAAGTCAAACAAATCGACCCGACGATTTTTACGAAATCGGGATTGATGGTCGGTCTTGGAGAGACCAAAGAAGAAATCTACCAAGTCATGGACGACCTAAGGTCGGCCGACGTCGATTTCTTGACTATTGGTCAGTATCTGCAACCGACTCCCAAGCACCATCACGTTGACCGGTTCGTGCCGCCCGATGAGTTCAAGGCTTTTGAACGGAAAGCCTACAACAAGGGCTTTTTGATGGTTTCAGCGTCACCTTTGACGCGCTCTTCGTACCACGCAGATGAGGATTTCGAGAAGATGCGTCGGACACGCGAAGAGCGCTTAGCTGCTGTCTCGGGATGA
- a CDS encoding TauD/TfdA family dioxygenase — protein sequence MTATVAMAAEVGPGVWFGPEMAGRGDWIVEVTTEQIMAFESAIEILRHAGKELQETDFSEVPKFPEFQRAAEEVLTGRGFILLRGLPVERWDRETTAWVYWMLGLYFGNPVPQNGDGHLLGHVKNLGKDYRDPAVRIYQTNYRQPFHTDSCDIVGLLCLRPAKQGGESRIVSSSTLHNEMLARRPDLLNVLYEPFVLDRKNEVPEGKGPYYEIPVFHRYGDRITGFYARDFIEAAQQRFPEIPRLTNRQIEALDYLDSLANDPSLYLAMDFQPGDVQLLHNHQILHARAAYEDWSEVERRRHLLRLWLSTPNGRPLPPVFCERYGTVTPGEIRGGIRVPGVIPQVILDV from the coding sequence ATGACCGCGACCGTCGCAATGGCGGCGGAAGTTGGCCCAGGGGTCTGGTTCGGCCCCGAGATGGCCGGACGCGGTGATTGGATCGTCGAAGTTACCACCGAACAGATCATGGCATTTGAAAGTGCCATTGAGATTCTGCGGCATGCCGGGAAGGAGCTGCAGGAAACGGATTTTTCGGAGGTGCCAAAGTTTCCAGAGTTCCAACGCGCCGCCGAAGAGGTGCTGACCGGCAGAGGCTTCATCTTACTGCGTGGCTTGCCGGTCGAGCGTTGGGATCGCGAAACGACCGCGTGGGTCTATTGGATGCTTGGTCTCTATTTTGGGAATCCCGTGCCTCAGAATGGAGACGGGCATTTGCTTGGCCATGTGAAAAACCTTGGCAAAGACTATCGAGATCCCGCCGTACGGATTTATCAAACAAACTACCGCCAGCCTTTCCATACGGATTCCTGCGATATTGTCGGCCTGCTTTGTCTTCGTCCTGCCAAACAAGGTGGAGAGAGCAGGATCGTCAGTTCGAGTACTTTGCACAATGAGATGCTGGCGAGGCGCCCAGACTTACTGAATGTCCTCTATGAGCCCTTCGTCCTGGATCGGAAGAATGAAGTACCCGAGGGAAAGGGGCCCTATTACGAGATACCGGTTTTCCATAGATATGGCGACCGCATCACTGGGTTCTATGCAAGGGATTTCATCGAGGCGGCCCAGCAGCGCTTTCCTGAGATCCCGCGTTTGACGAACAGGCAGATTGAGGCTCTGGATTATCTGGATAGTCTTGCAAATGACCCAAGTCTTTATCTGGCGATGGATTTCCAACCGGGCGATGTTCAGCTATTACACAATCATCAGATTTTGCATGCGCGGGCGGCCTATGAGGATTGGTCCGAAGTGGAGCGCCGGCGACACCTTTTGCGGCTTTGGCTCTCGACGCCAAATGGGCGGCCTTTGCCACCCGTGTTTTGCGAGCGCTACGGCACGGTCACGCCCGGTGAAATTCGAGGCGGTATCAGGGTTCCTGGCGTAATTCCTCAGGTTATCCTTGACGTTTGA
- a CDS encoding type II toxin-antitoxin system RatA family toxin, which produces MPTHAEKRVLPHSPEQLYELVADVERYPEFLPWCIGARIRKREGALIIADLIIGFKMFRERFTSKVTLNPESRRIHVSYIDGPFRYLNNHWVFEDHPDGCLIDFYVDFEFRSRLLQRVIQPLFDEAVRRMVRAFETRATALYGKNV; this is translated from the coding sequence ATGCCGACGCACGCTGAAAAACGAGTTCTGCCCCATAGTCCAGAGCAGCTCTATGAGTTGGTTGCCGACGTAGAACGTTATCCCGAATTCTTACCGTGGTGTATCGGGGCGCGCATCCGCAAACGAGAGGGAGCCTTGATAATCGCGGACCTGATCATCGGTTTTAAAATGTTCAGGGAGCGGTTCACAAGCAAGGTCACATTGAACCCGGAATCTCGACGAATTCATGTGTCGTATATAGACGGGCCCTTTCGCTATCTCAACAATCATTGGGTGTTTGAAGACCATCCCGACGGGTGCTTGATCGATTTCTATGTGGACTTTGAATTTCGTTCCCGCCTGTTGCAGCGAGTGATTCAGCCGCTTTTTGATGAAGCCGTTCGCCGAATGGTGCGCGCTTTTGAAACGCGGGCGACAGCGCTCTACGGGAAAAACGTTTAG
- a CDS encoding CinA family protein, which yields MLDSDILALAEEVIVRCTARSATLATAESCTGGLIGAALTSIAGSSAVVDRGFITYSNEAKSELLDVAADLIATKGAVSSEVAAAMCRGVLAKCPVDFAVSVTGIAGPGGATPDKPVGLVFVAAQRRGRDPVVTRNVFPGNRTAVRTASVATALNLLLQELN from the coding sequence GTGTTGGACAGTGACATTCTAGCTTTGGCTGAAGAAGTTATCGTGCGCTGCACAGCACGTTCGGCTACCCTGGCCACGGCGGAAAGCTGCACAGGTGGCTTGATCGGCGCCGCCCTGACCTCAATCGCGGGCTCCTCCGCTGTGGTGGATCGCGGTTTCATCACCTATTCAAACGAAGCCAAGTCCGAACTATTGGACGTTGCGGCGGATTTGATCGCCACTAAGGGTGCGGTGAGTTCCGAGGTCGCCGCTGCAATGTGCAGAGGTGTATTGGCAAAGTGTCCTGTCGATTTCGCCGTGTCTGTAACGGGCATCGCCGGACCTGGTGGCGCGACCCCGGATAAACCCGTGGGCCTCGTCTTTGTTGCTGCGCAGCGCCGCGGTCGTGACCCAGTTGTTACCCGCAATGTATTTCCCGGGAACCGCACGGCGGTGCGGACAGCCTCGGTAGCCACCGCGCTGAATCTGCTGTTGCAGGAACTAAACTAA
- a CDS encoding phosphatidylglycerophosphatase A family protein, which yields MRSAHGHRKMGWYDPARLLATWFGSGLLPGAPGTWGSLAALPFAAVILWIGGSALLLVASTLVFLIGIWASNRYAESIGKKDPGAVVIDEVAGQWLALTPVCLEPVGFLVGFALFRTFDILKTWPANWLERSLPGGLGIMSDDMVAGFYSAIGTVLLLDLFGIAKCWTVTF from the coding sequence ATGAGGTCCGCTCATGGCCACAGGAAAATGGGTTGGTACGACCCCGCTCGCTTGCTCGCTACGTGGTTCGGCAGTGGGCTTTTGCCGGGTGCGCCTGGGACCTGGGGATCGCTTGCCGCCCTCCCCTTCGCTGCCGTCATTCTTTGGATCGGCGGAAGCGCGCTTTTGCTTGTCGCCTCGACCCTCGTCTTTCTGATCGGGATATGGGCATCCAACCGCTATGCGGAATCAATTGGCAAGAAAGACCCCGGCGCCGTTGTCATCGATGAAGTGGCTGGACAATGGCTGGCGCTGACACCCGTGTGCCTTGAACCGGTGGGGTTCCTAGTTGGCTTTGCACTGTTCCGAACCTTCGATATTTTGAAAACTTGGCCGGCCAACTGGCTAGAGCGCTCGCTACCTGGCGGATTAGGGATAATGAGTGACGATATGGTTGCCGGTTTCTATTCGGCTATTGGCACCGTTCTTCTTTTAGATTTATTTGGAATTGCAAAGTGTTGGACAGTGACATTCTAG
- a CDS encoding bifunctional 2-C-methyl-D-erythritol 4-phosphate cytidylyltransferase/2-C-methyl-D-erythritol 2,4-cyclodiphosphate synthase produces the protein MGQNVPKGGTIALVVAAGRGTRAGGDVPKQYQPLGGRPSLLYCLETLVNHQAIDAVRVVIGPDDSSIYNASVPNIALLDPIVGGAERQESVRLGLESLVALEPRRVIIHDGARPFINPGLIDCLLQSLDSFNGAIPTIPVIDTLKRGDGALCRETVHREGLYRAQTPQAFQFQEILDAHQSCRGQTLTDDAAVAEAHGITVAMVAGDEDNMKLTESRDFIRAEKLLRAAFETRSGQGFDVHRLAPGSGIMLCGVNIPCDLSLIGHSDADVGLHAVVDAVLGALAEGDIGSHFPPSEARWRGADSSLFVKEAVRLMTTRHARLLHLDVTLICERPKVGPYREAMRDRLAGLFGVLPQRISVKATTTEQLGFTGRGEGIAAQALATLHGPVRESL, from the coding sequence ATGGGACAAAATGTACCAAAAGGCGGGACTATCGCACTGGTCGTAGCGGCAGGCCGGGGAACCAGAGCAGGCGGCGATGTGCCCAAGCAATATCAGCCACTCGGGGGCCGACCATCGCTGCTCTATTGTTTGGAAACTCTTGTGAACCATCAGGCCATTGACGCGGTACGCGTGGTGATTGGTCCAGACGATTCCAGTATTTACAACGCCTCAGTGCCGAATATCGCCTTGTTAGACCCGATAGTCGGCGGAGCGGAACGCCAGGAATCCGTCCGCCTCGGGTTGGAAAGTTTGGTCGCGCTGGAGCCCCGCCGAGTCATCATACATGATGGTGCACGCCCCTTTATAAATCCTGGCCTTATTGATTGCTTGCTGCAATCGCTGGACAGCTTCAACGGTGCCATTCCAACCATTCCGGTTATCGACACTCTCAAGCGTGGTGATGGTGCGCTTTGTCGAGAAACAGTTCATAGAGAGGGCCTCTACCGCGCACAAACACCACAAGCATTCCAGTTCCAGGAGATTTTAGATGCGCACCAAAGCTGCCGCGGTCAAACCTTGACCGATGATGCCGCCGTCGCGGAAGCCCACGGAATCACCGTAGCCATGGTCGCTGGGGACGAAGACAACATGAAGCTCACCGAGAGCAGAGATTTTATTCGCGCAGAGAAGTTGTTGCGTGCAGCTTTCGAGACACGGAGCGGTCAGGGGTTCGATGTTCACCGCCTCGCGCCAGGGTCCGGCATTATGCTTTGCGGTGTAAACATCCCTTGCGATCTTTCCTTGATCGGCCATTCCGATGCAGACGTCGGATTGCATGCTGTCGTGGACGCGGTCCTAGGGGCCCTCGCGGAAGGCGATATAGGCAGCCATTTCCCGCCAAGCGAGGCGCGTTGGCGCGGCGCGGACTCTTCTTTATTCGTAAAGGAGGCCGTTAGGCTGATGACCACGCGCCATGCTAGACTCTTGCACCTTGATGTCACCTTAATCTGTGAGCGCCCGAAGGTTGGCCCTTACCGGGAGGCAATGCGAGATAGACTAGCGGGGCTATTTGGCGTTCTGCCGCAGCGAATCAGCGTCAAAGCAACCACCACCGAGCAGCTAGGTTTTACTGGGCGTGGTGAAGGAATCGCGGCCCAAGCGCTGGCTACGCTCCATGGTCCCGTGAGGGAAAGTCTATGA
- the ccsA gene encoding cytochrome c biogenesis protein CcsA produces MPQPILFSLVALISLLPALLVAGSPGRREFEGRQRLLVLVAAVGSLLGFLGPLLATAGWPAGFSVALWLSLSVTLTVLLLLSFRWSGLLDLSPLLMPYLFLLGLLATVWSGTAQAHRLQGAFDGLFLLHVLLSLLTYAATTLAAVAGVAVLLQQAALKSKRPTRLTRRLPALAEGEAFQVGFLKIAETVLGVGIVTGIAIRLMHNQPLIELDHKTLLSLAAFALIGLLLLVQTRSGLRGQRAARLALGAYLLLTLSYPGVKFVTDVLLAS; encoded by the coding sequence ATGCCACAGCCGATTTTGTTCAGTCTCGTTGCCCTGATATCCCTTCTTCCTGCTTTGCTTGTGGCTGGAAGTCCTGGGCGCCGTGAGTTTGAGGGCCGACAGCGCTTGCTGGTGCTTGTAGCGGCTGTGGGGAGCCTTCTCGGCTTTCTTGGACCCTTGCTGGCAACGGCTGGGTGGCCTGCCGGGTTTAGCGTTGCACTTTGGTTGTCATTGTCGGTCACGCTCACGGTATTGCTGTTGCTTAGTTTCCGATGGAGTGGGCTTTTGGACCTGTCGCCGTTGCTAATGCCTTATCTCTTTTTATTGGGCTTGCTGGCAACCGTGTGGAGCGGCACGGCGCAGGCGCACCGACTACAAGGCGCTTTTGACGGCCTATTTCTGCTGCATGTTCTACTTTCGTTGTTGACCTACGCGGCGACCACGCTCGCCGCTGTAGCAGGTGTCGCCGTTTTGCTGCAACAGGCGGCACTCAAGTCCAAGCGACCAACGCGGCTAACCAGGCGGCTTCCGGCACTGGCTGAAGGCGAGGCCTTTCAGGTCGGATTTCTCAAGATCGCCGAAACGGTTTTGGGAGTTGGTATCGTGACTGGCATTGCCATTCGCTTGATGCACAATCAGCCTCTGATCGAACTAGACCATAAGACCCTGCTATCGCTGGCGGCTTTTGCGTTGATTGGGCTTTTACTCCTTGTTCAAACCAGAAGCGGTTTACGCGGTCAAAGGGCGGCGCGATTGGCCCTTGGTGCATATCTGCTGCTGACCCTCAGTTATCCTGGCGTGAAGTTCGTAACGGACGTTTTGCTGGCATCCTAA